A window of Candidatus Hydrogenedentota bacterium genomic DNA:
ACACCGGCGCCATCATCGGCGGATACTTGGGTACGTTGCTTCTGGGCGCGTTCTTCCTGTCCATTGGGATTTTCTTCTCGGGCTTTTGCCGAGACCAGATCGTTGCCTTCGTGGTGACCCTGCTGGTCTGCTTCATCCTTTTCCTTCTCGGCACGAATTTCATTGCCTCGTACATCGACGGTTTCGTGCCGGGATTGGGCAGCATGCTCTCGGCAATTCTCGGATTCATGGACCACTACACGACGTTTACGCGCGGCGTGATCGACGTTGCCGACCTGCTGTTCTTCGTCGCGTGGACGGTCCTCTTCATCGTCCTCAACATCATGTTCATCGAAGTGCGTAACCGTCCCGGCGCCCGGTTCACGTTTGGTTCGGCGCTCGTGCTTTGCGCGGGTATCGGGCTGGCCCTGAACTGGCTCGTGAACGACACCAGCCTGGGCCGTAAGGACCTCACCCAGGATCAGATCTACACGGTTTCTCCGGCCACGCAGAAGATCCTCGCGGGTCTTGACAGCCAGGTCCACGTAAAGCTCTACATCACGCCCGTTGGCGAAATGCCGACGGTTCTGAAGCAACTGGAGCGCGATATCACCGACAAGCTCGCCGAACTGCAGATTGAGTCGGGCGGCAAACTCGATTTCACGCCCGTCTATCTAAAAGCGGCCAACGTGCTTGCCGATCAGGCGGACTTGTTGGGCGGACCGGATAGCGAGAAGAAAGAAAAGACGGAATCCGAAGCCATCGAAAAGCGTATGTTCGATAAGGGTGTGAAACCCTTCATGGTGCAGGCGATGGTGGACGAAGAAGTCACGCAGAAGCCGGTGTATTCGACGATCGGCATCGGGTTCAAGGCCGGCGAAGAAGAGTTGATTCCCAACATCATGCCGGAGATGGTGCCGGAGCTCGAATACCGCATCGCCAGCATCGTGCACAAGATGACCCGTAAGGATCCCCCGCGCGTGGCGTTGGTCGCCCCGAAAGAGGCCGTCAATATCCCGCCGCAGATGCGCCAACTCTACGCGCAGATGGGACAGGCCATTCCCGAACAGGAAGATCCGTATGAGTACGTGCAGCAGATACTCGAATACGAGAAGTATAAGGTCGAACGCGTCGATCTAACGCAAACCAGCAAGCTGCCCGACGAGTACGACACGCTGGTCGTTATCAATCCGCGCGAGTTGAACGAGCGCCAGAAGTGGGAGATCAACCGCGCTCTTGTTTCGGGCAAGTCGGTGATCTTGGCGGTGCAAAACTATACGTGGGATTACCGCCCGCTGCCGGACGGCCGTCTGAGCGTGTCCAAGAACGATGAGAATCCAGGCATCAACGATCTCATCAAGAACTATGGCGTTGAAGTCGATGAGGACTTCCTCATGGACAAGAACCAGGTGACGCTATCGGTCCGCGGCGGTAATGACCTGCTTTCGGCGTTGACAGGCGGACAACCCTACAAGCTTCCGACCCAGATGCTTATCAACAACTCCACGATGGACAAGGAGACGTCCATCACGAGCCGACTCTCCACGATCTTCTATTTGT
This region includes:
- a CDS encoding GldG family protein; translated protein: TGAIIGGYLGTLLLGAFFLSIGIFFSGFCRDQIVAFVVTLLVCFILFLLGTNFIASYIDGFVPGLGSMLSAILGFMDHYTTFTRGVIDVADLLFFVAWTVLFIVLNIMFIEVRNRPGARFTFGSALVLCAGIGLALNWLVNDTSLGRKDLTQDQIYTVSPATQKILAGLDSQVHVKLYITPVGEMPTVLKQLERDITDKLAELQIESGGKLDFTPVYLKAANVLADQADLLGGPDSEKKEKTESEAIEKRMFDKGVKPFMVQAMVDEEVTQKPVYSTIGIGFKAGEEELIPNIMPEMVPELEYRIASIVHKMTRKDPPRVALVAPKEAVNIPPQMRQLYAQMGQAIPEQEDPYEYVQQILEYEKYKVERVDLTQTSKLPDEYDTLVVINPRELNERQKWEINRALVSGKSVILAVQNYTWDYRPLPDGRLSVSKNDENPGINDLIKNYGVEVDEDFLMDKNQVTLSVRGGNDLLSALTGGQPYKLPTQMLINNSTMDKETSITSRLSTIFYLWGTALKLNEDEMKKLGLTSKVLITSTDGAWKTPPTPSLTQAAITPSPTGEKYPLMAMISGTFPDAFKDKPRPAWPPAEPAMPGMPPPPPADDEGPAPAITPAPGKLIVMGCSQMFHKNFMQAGNLDLFLNCVDGVTLGDDLVSIRSRKPIDRTIDKPSDNQRRVWKFVNYALMNGGIAIAGVAIAAARRRSRNAYTMSYAANRGE